The proteins below come from a single Mus musculus strain C57BL/6J chromosome 5, GRCm38.p6 C57BL/6J genomic window:
- the Pxmp2 gene encoding peroxisomal membrane protein 2 isoform X1, with amino-acid sequence MAHTPVASRLFVTGPLSHYLYLFMEYSVPPEVPWASVKRLLLDRLFFAPTFLLLFFFVMNLLEGKNVSVFVAKMRSGFWPALQMNWRMWTPLQFININYVPLQFRVLFANMAALFWYAYLASLGK; translated from the exons ATGG CTCACACGCCTGTGGCGTCCAGGTTGTTTGTCACAGGTCCACTGAGTCACTACCTCTACCTCTTCATGGAATACTCGGTCCCTCCTGAGGTTCCCTGGGCCAGCGTCAAGAGGCTCCTGCTGGATCGCCTGTTCTTTGCCCCAACTTTTCTGCTGCTGTTCTTCTTCGTCATGAACTTGCTGGAG GGGAAAAACGTCAGTGTCTTTGTTGCCAAGATGAGGAGTGGCTTCTGGCCCGCACTGCAAATGAACTGGAGGATGTGGACACCTTTGCAGTTCATTAACATCAACTATGTGCCCCTGCAG TTCCGGGTGCTCTTTGCCAACATGGCAGCTCTGTTCTGGTATGCCTACCTGGCGTCTCTGGGGAAGTGA
- the Pxmp2 gene encoding peroxisomal membrane protein 2 produces the protein MAPAASRLRVESELGSLPKRALAQYLLLLKLYPVLTKAVSSGILSALGNLLAQTIEKRKKDSQNLEVSGLLRYLVYGLFVTGPLSHYLYLFMEYSVPPEVPWASVKRLLLDRLFFAPTFLLLFFFVMNLLEGKNVSVFVAKMRSGFWPALQMNWRMWTPLQFININYVPLQFRVLFANMAALFWYAYLASLGK, from the exons ATGGCACCTGCGGCGTCCAGGCTGCGGGTGGAATCCGAGCTCGGGTCGCTTCCCAAGCGAGCGCTCGCCCAATACTTGCTGCTCCTAAAGCTCTACCCGGTGCTCACCAAAGCAGTCAGCAG CGGCATTTTGTCAGCCCTTGGAAACCTTCTGGCCCAGACGATTGAGAAGCGGAAAAAAGACTCTCAAAATCTAGAAGTCAGTGGGCTTCTCAGATATTTAGTTTATGG GTTGTTTGTCACAGGTCCACTGAGTCACTACCTCTACCTCTTCATGGAATACTCGGTCCCTCCTGAGGTTCCCTGGGCCAGCGTCAAGAGGCTCCTGCTGGATCGCCTGTTCTTTGCCCCAACTTTTCTGCTGCTGTTCTTCTTCGTCATGAACTTGCTGGAG GGGAAAAACGTCAGTGTCTTTGTTGCCAAGATGAGGAGTGGCTTCTGGCCCGCACTGCAAATGAACTGGAGGATGTGGACACCTTTGCAGTTCATTAACATCAACTATGTGCCCCTGCAG TTCCGGGTGCTCTTTGCCAACATGGCAGCTCTGTTCTGGTATGCCTACCTGGCGTCTCTGGGGAAGTGA